Within Mucilaginibacter inviolabilis, the genomic segment CAAAAGCACTTTACTTAAAATATTAAGCCGGGTTACTTCGCCCACCGCCGGCTCGGTAAAGGTAAAAGGACGCATAGCCAGTTTACTCGAAGTAGGTACCGGCTTTCATCCCGAATTAACCGGAAAGGAAAATATCTTTTTAAATGGCGCTATTCTCGGGATGCGCAAAACCGAGATCAAACGAAAGTTTGATGAAATTGTAGATTTCTCAGGTGTTGAACGCTATATTGATACACCGGTAAAAAGGTACTCATCGGGCATGTATGTGCGCCTGGCTTTCGCGGTGGCGGCGCACCTGGAATCGGAGATATTAATTATTGATGAAGTGTTAGCTGTTGGCGATGCTGAGTTCCAGAAAAAATGCCTGGGCAAAATAGGCGATGTAAGCAAAGGCGAAGGACGAACCGTTTTGTTTGTTTCGCACAACATGGGCGCCGTTCAGAAACTATGTAATAACGCTATATTGCTTCACAATGGAATAGTTAATGCGATAGGTAACAGCCGATCTATTATCAGTTCCTACTTAACTAATTCAGCACTCAATGAATCTGTCTATGACCTAACCGATCACTTGAAAACGAATGATCTTCCGGGTTATGCTTACCGGCTGCAAATAGAAGATACCAATGCAAATATTATCAATGAGATAGCCGCCGGACAGCCCTGGCAGGTAAGGGTTTACTTTACAATAAATAAAAGAACCGATCATTTTATCATCGCTTTGAACCTGATGAACGCTATGGATGTAAATTTAAGAACAACATGGAGCAAAGAGACCGATCTTGAAAAAGGCAATTATGAAGCAGTTTTTACAGAAGATACATTGATGTTCTCTGCCGGCACTTATAACCTTACATTGGGTTTGTCATCCTATGAAAAATCATTTCAATATATCGAAAATGTAGCCTCCTTTACCATCTCGCAATTAGCACATGAAAGCCTGGATAAAAGCATCATACGTTTAACTGATGCCGGCATACTCATAAATCAAATGAACATTAAAATAACACACTCGGTATAATCATGTTTAACCGTCAGGAAATATTAAATACGGATGTACCCATCAAAAAGGATTTGCTCCGTATTTTTAAGAAAACTGAAAAGCTCCTGATATTTGATATTGGCAGTTGTGAAGGTGAGGATTCAATCAGGTATGCCAAGCTTTTTCCAAACGCTTCCGTTTTTGCATTTGAACCATTACCCAAAAATCAACAGCTCATTCTGGATAATATTACACGCCATCAAGCTTCCCGGGTTCAGCTTTTTAAAATGGCTCTTTCTAAAACAGAAGGATGGCAGGATTTTTATGTATCATCGGGACAACCAGACGGTGCAGACACTTCAAACAATTGGGACTTTGGTAACAAATCAAGTTCATTACTGGCACCAAACCAAGTTTTAGATACTGTAAAATGGCTAAAGTTTGACACCACGATATCGGTTTACACCAACACTTTAAACAACTTCATGATTGAGCATCAAATAAAGGCAATTGACTTTATTCATATGGATGTACAGGGGGCCGAGCTTGATGTATTAACCGGGGCAGGTAAATACCTTCAGAATATAAAAGCAATCTGGCTTGAAATTGCTGAAACGCCCTTATACCGCGAGCAACCTTTACGAACTGATGTAGAAAAATTCATGAATGTTAATTCATTTAAACTCATTAAAACACAAATTGAAAATGAGGTTGGCGATCAGTTATATATAAACACCCGATACTTTAGCGAACGTAGTTTTTTAGGATTAAAAAGATTTAAACAAATACATCCTGATATACATGCATAAACTTTTTAATTAATCAAGTGCCTTTTTTCAAAAACCGTAAAATAAAACAGTGGCGTAAATTATCCTACTCCCAATCTGGCGAGGATCTGATCATCAGGTTTATTTTTGATGAGTTACAGATAAAAAAACCATCCTATATTGACGTGGGCGCCCATCACCCTTTCTATTTAAGTAATACGGCCTTGTTCTATGAGTCAGGAAGTAAGGGGATAAATATTGAACCCGACCCTTTACTCTTTAAACCATTTACCCAATACCGTAAAAGGGATATCAATTTAAACATCGGCATTGGTGAAAATAAGGGAGAAGCGGATTTTTACATTATTTCATCGCCTACATTAAATACGTTTTCAAAACAGGAGGCCGAAAACTATAGCAGTGAGGGCGACTATAAAATTGTGAGGGTTATTAAAACGCCCGTTAATTCCATTGCAAACGTAATACAGGAAAGCAACAACGGCGTTTTTCCGCAGCTTTTAAATCTTGACGCCGAAGGTATTGATGAATTGATTATCAGATCTATTGATTATACAAAAAGCTATCCTCTGGTGATATGTATCGAAACTATATCGTTTTCTACATCGGGGAATGGCATTAAAAATACGGAGA encodes:
- a CDS encoding ABC transporter ATP-binding protein; the protein is MSTVIKVENLSKAYQLGDFGTGTISRDLERYWARIRGKEDPFLKIGETNDRTTKGGSDVVWSLRDINFDIEQGDAVGIIGRNGAGKSTLLKILSRVTSPTAGSVKVKGRIASLLEVGTGFHPELTGKENIFLNGAILGMRKTEIKRKFDEIVDFSGVERYIDTPVKRYSSGMYVRLAFAVAAHLESEILIIDEVLAVGDAEFQKKCLGKIGDVSKGEGRTVLFVSHNMGAVQKLCNNAILLHNGIVNAIGNSRSIISSYLTNSALNESVYDLTDHLKTNDLPGYAYRLQIEDTNANIINEIAAGQPWQVRVYFTINKRTDHFIIALNLMNAMDVNLRTTWSKETDLEKGNYEAVFTEDTLMFSAGTYNLTLGLSSYEKSFQYIENVASFTISQLAHESLDKSIIRLTDAGILINQMNIKITHSV
- a CDS encoding FkbM family methyltransferase; translation: MFNRQEILNTDVPIKKDLLRIFKKTEKLLIFDIGSCEGEDSIRYAKLFPNASVFAFEPLPKNQQLILDNITRHQASRVQLFKMALSKTEGWQDFYVSSGQPDGADTSNNWDFGNKSSSLLAPNQVLDTVKWLKFDTTISVYTNTLNNFMIEHQIKAIDFIHMDVQGAELDVLTGAGKYLQNIKAIWLEIAETPLYREQPLRTDVEKFMNVNSFKLIKTQIENEVGDQLYINTRYFSERSFLGLKRFKQIHPDIHA
- a CDS encoding FkbM family methyltransferase, with the translated sequence MPFFKNRKIKQWRKLSYSQSGEDLIIRFIFDELQIKKPSYIDVGAHHPFYLSNTALFYESGSKGINIEPDPLLFKPFTQYRKRDINLNIGIGENKGEADFYIISSPTLNTFSKQEAENYSSEGDYKIVRVIKTPVNSIANVIQESNNGVFPQLLNLDAEGIDELIIRSIDYTKSYPLVICIETISFSTSGNGIKNTEIINFILSMGYILYADTYINSIFVKKDIWHRKVQ